In one window of Chitinophagales bacterium DNA:
- a CDS encoding T9SS type A sorting domain-containing protein, with protein sequence MKKLLRSLLLSTLLFISHGFVSGQAFVADVEAIYGGTIRAITGDALTADSFKLVIATESANSIFYANVTGLGTPSVGAFKVLPAANSAAGFGSGIEQLAYHANSRRIFWGHNGAIYSATETATTATKAINGVQTLDLKIKGNKLLYTVYDAAASRLTLTEGNLDASGNFTLGSSLNINSWTTPGAKVVISKNGDTIYLLGPGSRPQIVRVNAKFNNSLNFSTTTTTTITHTIGATNNWSVMGVAPDGRIFLGATGTGNTKVFAYKDYHETAFTEVATGIAGGIGPNIDFDNSFFGNYYVYCAAVYSNNKGVAGTWRNFGHAGSQTHPNDGVVYYIKDGLSGSIVTMTSDQGLAWSRNGGANTVEINDGIEAVQVNDFDMNTAKTHGWLASKAGVRWVSNYNSGAKTWSSAMFPNGDGSPYYSAEMIADNTNQAYVGNVRIYKTLNNGTTWNQVFTPETAPYNFTSSAVAEAIEVCKYNTNIVMVGYSQNNGDGGCFYSLNGGTSWTQLRIKASVDGPDIDVNDIVFTQESGKIVAYIGVEYTVSHNGVYRAEFDGTSTWTLTQNTTLANSGDGISLPFNVRDLDVSVSGDTVLFVGTSGSAGSGNGFFKIISSDNKWYKINVNTSSLSLTSINAGCLGKDTVFLSQDNKIAYSLITKGTMVLKDYSQLAVGTYTNHLYYDALVAGGSTGFYAFNPIGELPRVSVPIVGVAICSGGTGSINATSNVTGTYKWYRDSVLIPGANSASLSVTQAGTYVAVITASNGLQGSSDEVIVTVNSGPTLSTAAGSAVTFCQGGSVTLTATATATAYQWMKDNSNISGATAASYTATSSGSYTVGATGSNGCTTVSSPITVQVNSLPTTTVTAGGSTSFCDPGSVTLTAASGTGYVYQWLKDNSAVSGATNAAYTATSGGAYRVRVQDGNSCVDTSAATTVTVKASPTATITAASATSFCAPGSVVLNGNTGTGLTYQWLKDNSAVSGATNASYTASESGAYTLRVTNSNSCSTTSASTTVLASVVPKPTISQQADTLISSASSGNQWYLNTAAISGATNQKYKIMNSGTYTLQVTNTLGCKSEVSASFPVVITALSNIDVTGKEWKLYPNPVVGNTLFISRRTTATGKASAQILLQNGRVQSEKQINSNDQMELNQLPAGIYFLRITEKNGTTSIMRFIKL encoded by the coding sequence ATGAAAAAATTACTACGCTCATTGCTGCTCAGCACGCTACTCTTCATTTCACATGGTTTTGTCTCCGGACAGGCTTTCGTAGCTGATGTTGAAGCTATTTACGGTGGAACAATTCGTGCTATTACCGGCGATGCACTAACTGCTGATAGCTTTAAACTGGTTATAGCAACAGAAAGCGCCAATTCCATTTTTTACGCCAATGTTACAGGTTTGGGAACACCCTCTGTCGGTGCATTTAAAGTACTTCCCGCAGCCAATAGTGCTGCAGGATTCGGAAGTGGAATAGAGCAATTGGCATACCATGCTAATTCAAGAAGGATTTTTTGGGGGCATAATGGGGCTATTTATTCTGCTACTGAAACAGCTACTACAGCAACAAAAGCCATCAATGGTGTTCAAACCCTTGATCTAAAAATTAAAGGCAATAAGTTACTCTATACAGTCTATGATGCTGCTGCCAGCAGACTCACACTCACAGAAGGCAATCTGGATGCCAGCGGTAATTTTACACTCGGATCTAGTCTGAATATCAATTCATGGACTACACCCGGTGCTAAAGTGGTTATTTCAAAAAATGGTGATACCATTTATTTGCTCGGACCTGGCAGTAGGCCGCAGATTGTACGCGTGAACGCAAAGTTTAACAACAGTCTCAATTTCTCAACCACCACCACTACAACAATAACACACACAATAGGTGCAACAAATAACTGGTCTGTTATGGGCGTGGCACCAGATGGAAGAATATTTCTTGGTGCTACTGGTACTGGGAATACAAAAGTCTTTGCTTATAAAGATTATCATGAAACGGCGTTTACTGAGGTAGCAACAGGTATTGCAGGAGGGATAGGACCCAATATTGATTTTGATAACAGCTTTTTTGGTAACTATTATGTGTATTGCGCAGCTGTTTACAGCAACAACAAAGGTGTTGCCGGTACCTGGCGAAATTTTGGCCATGCAGGTTCACAAACACACCCTAATGATGGTGTAGTGTATTACATCAAAGACGGTCTTTCGGGTAGTATTGTCACTATGACAAGTGATCAGGGTTTGGCATGGAGTAGAAATGGCGGTGCCAATACGGTAGAAATTAATGATGGTATTGAGGCGGTGCAGGTAAATGATTTTGATATGAACACTGCTAAAACGCATGGTTGGCTGGCCAGTAAAGCAGGTGTTCGTTGGGTTTCCAATTATAATAGCGGTGCGAAAACCTGGTCTTCAGCGATGTTTCCAAATGGAGACGGTTCACCTTATTATTCTGCTGAAATGATTGCAGACAATACCAATCAGGCTTATGTGGGTAATGTGCGGATATATAAAACACTTAATAATGGTACTACTTGGAATCAGGTTTTCACACCTGAAACAGCGCCTTACAATTTTACAAGCAGTGCCGTAGCCGAAGCAATTGAGGTTTGCAAATACAATACCAATATTGTGATGGTTGGTTATTCTCAGAATAATGGTGATGGCGGATGTTTTTACTCACTGAATGGTGGTACTAGCTGGACACAGTTGCGCATTAAAGCGAGTGTGGACGGTCCGGATATTGATGTGAACGATATTGTCTTTACACAAGAGAGTGGAAAGATTGTAGCTTATATCGGTGTAGAATATACGGTATCGCATAATGGTGTTTACAGAGCAGAATTTGATGGCACCAGTACGTGGACATTGACACAAAACACAACATTGGCTAATTCAGGAGACGGCATCTCACTTCCATTCAATGTGCGCGATCTGGATGTAAGCGTTTCCGGCGATACGGTTTTGTTTGTGGGTACCAGCGGTAGTGCAGGCTCTGGTAATGGTTTTTTCAAAATCATCAGCAGTGATAACAAGTGGTATAAGATTAATGTCAACACAAGTAGCTTATCACTCACCTCTATTAATGCGGGCTGTCTTGGAAAGGATACTGTGTTCCTTAGTCAGGATAATAAGATTGCCTATTCATTGATTACAAAAGGTACTATGGTGCTGAAAGATTATTCGCAATTGGCGGTAGGAACATATACCAATCACCTATACTATGATGCTTTGGTTGCAGGCGGCTCTACTGGTTTTTATGCGTTCAATCCGATTGGTGAATTGCCCAGGGTTTCCGTGCCAATTGTTGGTGTGGCCATCTGTTCCGGCGGAACAGGTAGTATCAACGCCACCAGTAATGTAACAGGTACGTATAAATGGTATCGGGATAGTGTATTGATCCCGGGAGCAAATAGCGCCAGTTTAAGTGTTACGCAAGCGGGTACTTATGTGGCAGTGATTACTGCAAGCAATGGCTTGCAAGGTTCTTCAGATGAAGTGATTGTTACGGTGAATAGCGGACCAACGCTTTCCACAGCTGCAGGTTCAGCCGTTACCTTCTGTCAGGGTGGTAGTGTTACACTCACTGCCACAGCTACAGCCACTGCTTATCAATGGATGAAAGACAACAGTAATATCTCAGGTGCTACAGCTGCTTCATACACTGCTACAAGTAGTGGTAGTTATACAGTAGGTGCTACCGGATCAAATGGTTGTACAACTGTATCCTCACCCATTACTGTTCAGGTGAATAGTCTGCCTACCACTACGGTAACTGCAGGCGGCAGCACTAGCTTCTGCGATCCGGGTAGCGTTACACTCACTGCTGCATCAGGAACAGGTTATGTGTATCAGTGGTTGAAAGACAATAGTGCTGTTAGTGGCGCCACCAATGCTGCTTATACAGCTACCTCCGGAGGCGCATATCGCGTGCGAGTGCAAGATGGGAATAGTTGTGTTGATACATCTGCTGCAACTACTGTAACGGTGAAAGCCAGTCCCACAGCAACAATCACTGCTGCTAGTGCCACCAGCTTTTGCGCACCGGGTTCTGTAGTATTGAATGGCAATACTGGTACCGGTTTAACTTATCAGTGGTTAAAGGACAATAGTGCTGTCAGCGGTGCTACCAATGCAAGCTATACTGCATCAGAATCTGGCGCATATACATTGCGTGTAACCAATAGCAACAGTTGTTCCACTACCTCTGCATCAACAACAGTGCTTGCTTCGGTTGTGCCTAAGCCAACCATCAGTCAGCAGGCAGATACATTGATCAGCAGTGCTAGCTCAGGTAATCAGTGGTATCTCAATACAGCTGCCATCAGTGGTGCAACCAATCAGAAGTATAAAATCATGAATAGTGGAACCTATACTTTACAGGTAACCAATACTCTTGGTTGTAAGAGTGAGGTTTCAGCCAGCTTCCCTGTTGTGATCACCGCTTTGAGCAATATTGATGTAACTGGCAAAGAATGGAAATTGTATCCAAACCCAGTAGTTGGTAATACTTTATTCATCAGTAGAAGAACTACTGCAACTGGTAAAGCTAGTGCACAGATTCTCTTGCAGAATGGAAGGGTACAGTCTGAAAAACAGATCAATAGTAATGATCAGATGGAGCTAAATCAATTACCCGCAGGTATCTATTTCCTCCGCATTACTGAGAAGAATGGAACCACTTCAATCATGCGATTCATCAAATTATAA